The Octadecabacter arcticus 238 genome contains a region encoding:
- a CDS encoding rhodanese-like domain-containing protein: MKNLKISSADMVAAARARIDEIETVDLIAMLDDPNVVIVDIRDVRERQRGHIAGSVHAPRGMVEFWVDPDSPYYKPVFGQDKKYVFHCASGWRSALTVATLQDMGFDASHLREGFSAWAAASGPVEVPDPKP; the protein is encoded by the coding sequence ATGAAAAACCTAAAAATATCGAGCGCCGATATGGTCGCTGCTGCGCGGGCGCGCATTGATGAAATCGAAACGGTGGATTTGATTGCCATGCTGGATGATCCGAACGTGGTAATCGTGGACATTCGCGATGTGCGCGAACGCCAGCGCGGTCATATTGCGGGCAGCGTGCATGCGCCGCGCGGCATGGTAGAATTCTGGGTCGATCCGGACAGCCCCTATTATAAGCCGGTGTTCGGGCAAGACAAAAAATATGTGTTCCATTGTGCATCAGGATGGCGGTCGGCGTTGACCGTCGCGACGTTGCAGGACATGGGGTTTGACGCGTCCCATCTGCGCGAGGGGTTCAGTGCATGGGCCGCTGCCAGTGGTCCGGTTGAGGTGCCTGATCCAAAGCCTTAA